The genomic window TTAGAAACCTCCTATTATGACTTTGATCATGTCGTCCAATATGCAGGGTCCAGTTGAAAACTATAACCCCAACATGTCTAATCAGTTTATTCATGAAATGCACGAAAAGCTGAAACATCGCTCTAAAACTAAAAGCCAAAACTCTGATTTTGAATCTCGAGATTCAGTCGGAAGTCCGGATAAAAGCGAACAATGCAGCACTGACAGTTTGACACCGACAAATAAATCACGTTTCAACAAATCACCCTTTAAGAGTTTgtttaaaagagaaaataaaccagcattgaaaacaaaaagtgcTGAAGTTCCACCGCAAAAAGAGCCTGAAAACTTGTATTATGTGCCTGCTGAGGATGATCAAGTAAATCTAAGTGTTTCATCCAGAGATGTTAAATATGGAGCAGACATCTATGAAGAAGTTCAAGCCCCAAGTCCATCATTGGATAAAACTACAACAGAAAAAGAGATCGGGAGCCGCTACCAAAATATTACAGCGCGCCCTCTACGTTCGGAAGTTTGTCCCGACCGTAAGAACAGAAAACAGCCGTACACTGTAAACAACTTGCCAGATGACGGCGAGGTATCTGAACATGATGGTGGAAGAAAACCCGAGTTAGAATTACGTGATACCGAGGCTCGGGGTCATACTTATGATAGTATTGACCAAGATGAAAAGCATTCAGGGACTAACGCCAACCTCAAGGCTGAACGTGTACTGCCCAAGCCTGTACTCGGAAAACCACCAGTGGTCAGTGAAACGTCTGGTTTTATTTTGTCATGTTTTTAGTTGAATTATTATTGAATTGAACTTTGAATCAAGTATTCATTTACACTTGGTGCATTATTAGAGATATTTACACATGAGTCATGCCTTTCGGACTATGTATTTGGAGGTACTCTATGATACAATAATacgggctcaatttcataaaaagcATGTACTGTCCTGTAGCACCAACTTGcgaagcacagaaaagtattccTTAATTAACAAATAACACTCGGAACAGACATGACAGAATAGGTTTTATAGtcgtaccatggaggtagaaatagaggTCATACCAGCCAAAGTTGTGACTATGCCCCACTCAATCTTAGCAGTAAAAATTGCTGTGCAGTTTTTTTCTGTTCGGTTGAAAGAAGTCCAAACTGAACGGTCTTCCAaggttcaaccatggaggaagtaaATATTGTcatcctccatggttcaacctACAAAAGATAAACtgtccagccgttgatttcaccaaactcttcttaacccttttaggattaatcttaggacttaaaacgggttaagttccatatccaaaatacgtaggaagcattgaacccatcctaagttaggacgggttactcgtcctaactcgagttaggattaatcctagagtttcgtgGCATCGGCTACAGGGAGGCCGGACATACCCAGTGTGCTGAACCATCTGAACCCAGTGTGCTGACCAATAAACCACTTATCACTCAGGTTGACTTCCCCTCAACAACAGTGAGTGATCTATCCAGCTGTGTTTGTGCCATGAGAGTATaaccacacacacaaacacccaAGATAGCCTTGGGCTGGTTTGGCAAGTACACCCATGGAGATCACCACAGTGAAAACTTGTGAAACACTTACCTATGgctattatgtacatgtatagtaatTAGTATCAAGGCCAGTGcttttgttcagcagagtgtggcttCGAGCCCTGATCAggtcgtgacatttgtgtccctaactgagcaaggcacttcactataattgcttctctccacccaggggtaaattggTACATGTGACTGAGGGCAGAGACGGTTCCAGTGGTTGATTTAGTTTAGGAGCGCATTATACGTTTGTTTCCTATGAGATATGTATTGCTGTGCATTGCAACTACTTGTCGTATCTTTTAAGTGCCATTCAAATGTagcttttgttgttttcttttgtgtttaatttagttttttggttaatcttgtaatttttaaaacaaataataataatttgttcccACAAGAACTATTTTTACTTAAAATGTGTACTTCTCGGCCTGCTTGGCCGCTAAGTGTTGGTTCAAGTTTTTTgtgtttgcttttgttgtttttcttaaaaactttcaagcaattaaataatatatcAGATTTTGTACATAATTggatttttgtttaactgttaATGTACTTTTCGGCCTGTTTGGTCGCCTTtgcagttataaaaaaaaaaaataataataatttattatgttgcacaggctgtgtaTGTACTTCGCATGGAGcttagatggtttaaggaatgaattaaatggcccagtgaccaggggtacaAAATGTTAAAAGGCTTTTAGACGCCCTTCGGCTGGGAAAAtggctatataaaaactggtgaATTCTTCTTCTTATAATTTgttcactttttttgttttgatttacagCAGCATGCAAACTCAAGTGTCTGCAAAACGCCACCACCCACCCTTCCAAAAACAGCGTGTATCAAGAGGGGTTCATCCGAGAAGATCCATCAAGAATGGTGCAAGTTAAATGACTCGGCGAGACAACACGACGAGCAAGTGCCTCCTGCGGTGCCTACTGGTCAACTCAACAAGCCAGCGCCTCCTGTACTCGACAAATCAGCACCTCCTGTACTCGACAAATCAGCACCTCCTGTACTCGATAAATCAGCGCCTCCTGTACTCGACAAATCAGCGCCTCCTGTACTCGACAAATCAGCGCCTCCTGTACTCAACAAATCAGCGCCTCCTGTACTCGACAAACCAGCGCCTCCTGTACTCAACAAACCAGCGCCTCATGCAGATCCTTCTGTACTCGCCAAGGCAGTGCCTCCTGTGCCTGCAAAGCGTCCCAACAAGGAACTACCAGAAATCGAGAAGGAGTTAAAGTTATTCAGGAAACTTTTGAATCAACAGAAGGATGTTGGTATTACCCAGATAGAAATCAGTAATGTCAACTTCACAGGGCGTATTGTGGACAGCAGAGGTGGTCGTCTCCAGCTGAAATCACATGGTGTAGTCCTCTACATACCACCTGGTGCTCTTGGAGATGAGCCGCAGGAAATATTCGTCTACGTTCAACAGAACTTGGCGTCATCTTCTCAGAATGGGTTTGTTTCACCCATTGTTCATTGCGGCACCTCTGGGCTCAAGTTCAACATTCCAGTCATTCTGAGCTTCCCTGTCCATGTCAAAGATTCTTCTCAATGGAAGTTGTCTGGGGTCCGTCAAGATTCATCCACCAAACCATGGGCAGACATTCCCGACTGCTCAAGCGATACCATACTGGTTAATGACAATCTTTGTACAGTAGTTGTTGATCATTTTACAGggtttggtttggttggttGTCCCAACGTACCGCAGCCTTCTTTAAtaccaatcagaatcaaggtTTATAACTCGCAGACTAACGGCATAAATCCGTTGCACGGTTGTGTGAAGTTACAAGTTTATTTCTGTGATGAATCAACAGAGACATGTGAGGTAAGTTTGACAATATTGGCAATTGACCCCTTACATTTGACATCACACTCTCAAGAAGCGCCAATACTGAGACCAAacggaggcagatcattggaggATATAGCTGTTCTGTATGCGTAAAAACATGCACGTGACCTCAGTCCTTATATATTGTTTCGCGTCAATTTTTGATAGCCTCCTTGCACAACGTGGAATATACTTCGGAACAATGCGCGTAATTTTGGGGTGTCAAATCTTTTGTGCAAGTTTTTGACTGCCAATATGGTGGACAGGATAGGGTGTGTGAGTGTGCAGTGTGTTTTGCAATAGTTTTTGAGCAATGTCCCACAGTTACATTCACAAACGTATCGTTATATTGACTTAATCAAACAGCTGATGACTATCTAACTATCCACCAACTGGTTGAATGTTGGGACCAACAAATATTTGACCAGAAAGATAAAACCCTTGATAGCCCGACATGACTGCATGGCCAGGGTTGACATATGACTCTAATTCTACCAAAAGATTCAAGAGCGCTGACGGAGAAAAAATGCGGGATGTTGGATGTGAAATTAATTCACTGGATGCTATTTCAGCAAGCATCAATAGTGCAACAATCAGTGCAGACTGAGCATTGCCAGCAATGattatcaaataattattactaactGAAATGGCACCCAAGAGCATTTCACAACAATTTGCTCCAgacccaaatttcatagagctgtttaagcaatAAAGAAGCTAAGTACTTTATTAATAACGCCTACCAGAacaaggtaaccagccaaactaccatgtcatgtgTACAATTTCTGACTGGTACTTTGCAAACTTCTGCTCAGCAAGAAAAATTCTACTAATTACTAATTTAAACATCTTTTATTCCGTCCTCCTACAGTCAATCAAGGAACGAGAGAAGGACAGCAAGTTATTGCTGGATAAATCGCGAGGATTCTTTTTGCACGTCAGCAATAGGGGTCATAACAATGCCAATGTGGATGTGACATTTGAACTTGAATGTTtaaatcaactctggaaaacatCCTTCAAAAAACAGGTACAGTATGGAAACTAtaaaaatttgcattgggataaagaTATTATCAAGTTTTGGTGTTACCGTTGTTGTAATACTACTTTGTGTGCGGAGGTTGAAGTTGGTAATAAAATACTCCATGTTACGATTACTTCatatcccaccgctgccaccatgaAGTGATTGTAAGATGGAGTATTTTATTACCAACTTCAACATTTGTGCCTGCACACACAAAGCAGTATTACAACAacctttacactgatgtgtgttagtgCTGTATACTACGTACTTAAAGGTTTtaactgtctctagctaccgggcaatctcggtggtgtagtttgtaagacatctgctgtagaatggcaaaggtcatgggttcgaatcccaaccgagtatgCCTGTGAACAAGCGCCTTTACCTAAAAGCTAATTTGAGGTTGTACACAACATGCGTTCTCCCCGTCCTACTCTACTGGTCAGaaacctggacactattggtagaaGATAGACGTAGGCTTCAAGCATTTAATACCAGATGCCAATGGAGGATACTCGGTGTCCGTTGGTCAGACTTCGTCTCCAACTTATCAATCTAAGAAACCACCGGTCTCGAGGACATCCTTGTGACCATCTCATGGCGACCCAACTCCCTCTTTGGCATGTTTGGCCACATTCCAGAGGACACTCCAGCACATGCCGCCCTCAAGCTGAGCATCTACGCTCGAGGGGAACTTCGTCCTGGCCCAGCCTGGAAGAGACCCAGAGGGCGACCATgcaacacctgggcccaatttcatagagctgctaagcacaaaaatttgctaagcatgaaatttcttccttgataaaaaaaagattaccatcaagattaccatcaaaatttccacgtgattttcagaataagcaaacaacagctaaataccagtaccaagcaatatgcaacaaatggaaatttggttggtaatcctgtttttatcagggaagaaatttcatgcttagcacattttttaccaaatcctggctaaaacctggAATTTGGGTTAAatgcagtggtcactattggtaattgtcaaagactagccttcacagttggtgtatctcaacatatgcataaaataacaaacctgtgaaaatttgagctcaatcggtcatcgaacttgcgagataataatgaaaagaaacaacacccttgtcacccgtgtgtgtttagatggttgatttcgagacctcaagttctaaatttgaggtctcgaaatcaaattactggaaaattacgtctttctcgaaaactatggcacttcagagagagccatttctcacaatgttttataccattaacctctccccattactcgtcaccaagtaatgttttatgctaataattattttgagtaattaccaatagtgtccactgcctttaagtctaacTCTGAAGATATTAGGAAATAATGTTAatatttattgttataaattgcaGGTATTTTCGTTGGCAAGATGTGACGTCTACCAATTTGAGGAATCCTGCACCCTGAATCTTAAAGTCCAACCTCAGGAGGCTGCAATGGGCGCCGACTATCGACCACTTGAATGTGAAATCGGTATT from Asterias amurensis chromosome 17, ASM3211899v1 includes these protein-coding regions:
- the LOC139949735 gene encoding uncharacterized protein isoform X2, coding for MTLIMSSNMQGPVENYNPNMSNQFIHEMHEKLKHRSKTKSQNSDFESRDSVGSPDKSEQCSTDSLTPTNKSRFNKSPFKSLFKRENKPALKTKSAEVPPQKEPENLYYVPAEDDQVNLSVSSRDVKYGADIYEEVQAPSPSLDKTTTEKEIGSRYQNITARPLRSEVCPDRKNRKQPYTVNNLPDDGEVSEHDGGRKPELELRDTEARGHTYDSIDQDEKHSGTNANLKAERVLPKPVLGKPPVHANSSVCKTPPPTLPKTACIKRGSSEKIHQEWCKLNDSARQHDEQVPPAVPTGQLNKPAPPVLDKSAPPVLDKSAPPVLDKSAPPVLDKSAPPVLDKSAPPVLNKSAPPVLDKPAPPVLNKPAPHADPSVLAKAVPPVPAKRPNKELPEIEKELKLFRKLLNQQKDVGITQIEISNVNFTGRIVDSRGGRLQLKSHGVVLYIPPGALGDEPQEIFVYVQQNLASSSQNGFVSPIVHCGTSGLKFNIPVILSFPVHVKDSSQWKLSGVRQDSSTKPWADIPDCSSDTILVNDNLCTVVVDHFTGFGLVGCPNVPQPSLIPIRIKVYNSQTNGINPLHGCVKLQVYFCDESTETCESIKEREKDSKLLLDKSRGFFLHVSNRGHNNANVDVTFELECLNQLWKTSFKKQVFSLARCDVYQFEESCTLNLKVQPQEAAMGADYRPLECEIGISQSSYEEFGVTVRVVDEIGVRSERESMDHHGMNILGLNEFDPMSLGRCRKLSHELDSERRWRLLVKPCFIGQEAELDFDKYLHPSSVVLGIVFLQGSRRESSMMTLVRLESMLIECKLFRAAQIVHDDIKELKEKCSGKDNGEVFVHPIQCSGDVHSDSDEAKLHVQRPIWNPVKDDEDDYELISSDLQDGNNNERASNHLQNRIPEENDENPNQIHTLQSNPLIPPDTVLNNSRSLAWQNQRQEPVQDEWPSEQLHYQNLPLPKLKASSDSASISNNSYTSFTVGNKKPK
- the LOC139949735 gene encoding uncharacterized protein isoform X1 translates to MTLIMSSNMQGPVENYNPNMSNQFIHEMHEKLKHRSKTKSQNSDFESRDSVGSPDKSEQCSTDSLTPTNKSRFNKSPFKSLFKRENKPALKTKSAEVPPQKEPENLYYVPAEDDQVNLSVSSRDVKYGADIYEEVQAPSPSLDKTTTEKEIGSRYQNITARPLRSEVCPDRKNRKQPYTVNNLPDDGEVSEHDGGRKPELELRDTEARGHTYDSIDQDEKHSGTNANLKAERVLPKPVLGKPPVQHANSSVCKTPPPTLPKTACIKRGSSEKIHQEWCKLNDSARQHDEQVPPAVPTGQLNKPAPPVLDKSAPPVLDKSAPPVLDKSAPPVLDKSAPPVLDKSAPPVLNKSAPPVLDKPAPPVLNKPAPHADPSVLAKAVPPVPAKRPNKELPEIEKELKLFRKLLNQQKDVGITQIEISNVNFTGRIVDSRGGRLQLKSHGVVLYIPPGALGDEPQEIFVYVQQNLASSSQNGFVSPIVHCGTSGLKFNIPVILSFPVHVKDSSQWKLSGVRQDSSTKPWADIPDCSSDTILVNDNLCTVVVDHFTGFGLVGCPNVPQPSLIPIRIKVYNSQTNGINPLHGCVKLQVYFCDESTETCESIKEREKDSKLLLDKSRGFFLHVSNRGHNNANVDVTFELECLNQLWKTSFKKQVFSLARCDVYQFEESCTLNLKVQPQEAAMGADYRPLECEIGISQSSYEEFGVTVRVVDEIGVRSERESMDHHGMNILGLNEFDPMSLGRCRKLSHELDSERRWRLLVKPCFIGQEAELDFDKYLHPSSVVLGIVFLQGSRRESSMMTLVRLESMLIECKLFRAAQIVHDDIKELKEKCSGKDNGEVFVHPIQCSGDVHSDSDEAKLHVQRPIWNPVKDDEDDYELISSDLQDGNNNERASNHLQNRIPEENDENPNQIHTLQSNPLIPPDTVLNNSRSLAWQNQRQEPVQDEWPSEQLHYQNLPLPKLKASSDSASISNNSYTSFTVGNKKPK